From the genome of Mycobacterium dioxanotrophicus, one region includes:
- the benC gene encoding benzoate 1,2-dioxygenase electron transfer component BenC: MTSTHSVALAFEDGVTRFITCRDDQTVADASYRQRINIPLDCRDGACGTCKALCESGSYDGGSYLTDALSDDEAAAGYVLPCCMKPTSDLVLQIASTSDVAKTQAARYTGTLVALDRLSDSTIRFSVDIPNRTELAFLPGQYVNIDVPGTGESRSYSFANAPHDDRLMFLVKLSPGGLMSDYLVQRAAVGDEITFTGPHGSFFLREADRPVLMLAGGTGLAPILSMLRTLAAAGSHRKIHLIYGVKSDIDVVETAALTAIADGLPGFSWEHCVSDPASTAVNKGRVMTLMRPEQLYHGDVAVYLCGPPAMVDSVREHITGFGIDVSGFFYEKFALARGEKPVPAHDIPSASPTEILLSAPDARAIAGQTVLPAADIAAGRRAVSSAPPGQHLLPDTGELIACGARGIAGQEIFASVEAPTTPTEPVTDDGYQIGEEHPEVHESDALFEARQALELGALELTLGRLSSRQLAGYRLLADATVPYVDGDHFVDAAQYTETNAAFHDYLFTLTGNEHLLHAYQALGVKGRMGEVLRNATWCHPLCAQDHVDIVTAFEAGDRDAARALIVAHADRSKQTMRRAMADAEKSRTAKQPKFITPGRFAGKVVVVTGAAQGIGEQTARRISAEGGMLVLADRSELVKELADELTAVAVTADLEHWEGADSLVQQAISAFGRIDVLINNVGGAINFKPFTEFSDAEIRAEVDRSLMTTLYACRAVLPGMVSRGTGTIVNVSSAATRGIHRIPYSAAKGGINAITASLAMEYADAGIRVVATAPGGTQAPPRRISRGTPVPVNDTEQAWFDAHIEQTLGSSLMHRYGTLDEQAAAICFLASDEASYITGTVLPVAGGDLG; encoded by the coding sequence ATGACCTCAACACATTCGGTCGCGCTGGCGTTCGAGGACGGTGTCACGCGGTTCATCACCTGTCGCGACGACCAGACCGTCGCCGACGCCTCCTATCGGCAACGCATCAACATCCCGCTGGACTGCCGCGACGGGGCGTGCGGTACCTGCAAGGCACTGTGCGAATCGGGCAGCTACGACGGTGGCAGCTACCTCACCGACGCCCTCTCCGACGACGAGGCGGCAGCCGGTTACGTCCTGCCCTGCTGCATGAAACCCACCTCGGATCTGGTGCTGCAGATCGCCAGCACCTCAGATGTCGCCAAGACCCAGGCCGCGCGCTACACCGGCACGCTGGTGGCACTGGACCGGTTGTCCGACAGCACCATCCGCTTCTCGGTCGACATCCCGAACCGCACCGAGTTGGCGTTCCTACCGGGCCAGTACGTCAACATTGACGTGCCTGGCACCGGTGAATCCCGCTCGTATTCGTTCGCCAACGCCCCGCACGATGACCGTTTGATGTTCCTGGTGAAACTCAGTCCGGGCGGGCTGATGTCGGATTACCTGGTTCAACGTGCCGCCGTCGGCGACGAGATCACATTCACCGGGCCGCATGGATCGTTCTTCCTGCGGGAGGCGGACCGGCCGGTGCTCATGCTGGCCGGTGGCACCGGCCTGGCGCCGATCCTGTCGATGCTGCGGACGCTCGCGGCGGCGGGCAGCCACCGCAAGATCCACCTGATCTACGGCGTCAAATCCGACATCGATGTGGTCGAGACCGCCGCGCTGACCGCGATAGCGGACGGGTTACCCGGCTTTTCATGGGAGCACTGCGTGTCCGACCCGGCCAGCACCGCGGTCAACAAGGGCCGGGTGATGACGCTGATGCGTCCGGAGCAGCTCTACCACGGCGATGTCGCGGTATACCTGTGCGGGCCACCGGCAATGGTCGACTCGGTGCGCGAACACATCACCGGATTCGGGATCGATGTGAGCGGATTCTTCTACGAAAAGTTTGCGCTCGCTCGCGGTGAGAAACCCGTGCCTGCGCACGACATCCCCTCGGCGTCCCCCACCGAGATCCTGCTGAGCGCACCCGACGCCCGCGCGATCGCCGGCCAGACGGTCCTGCCTGCCGCCGACATCGCGGCAGGCCGACGTGCCGTGTCGAGCGCCCCACCCGGCCAACACCTCCTGCCCGATACCGGCGAGCTCATCGCGTGCGGCGCCCGAGGCATCGCCGGGCAAGAGATCTTCGCATCCGTCGAAGCGCCCACCACCCCAACAGAACCCGTCACCGACGACGGGTACCAGATCGGCGAGGAGCATCCCGAGGTACATGAGTCCGACGCCCTGTTCGAGGCCAGGCAGGCACTGGAACTCGGCGCTCTCGAACTGACCCTGGGCCGGTTGTCCAGCAGGCAACTGGCGGGATACCGCCTCCTTGCCGACGCCACCGTGCCGTACGTGGACGGCGACCACTTCGTCGACGCCGCCCAGTACACCGAGACCAACGCCGCCTTTCACGACTACCTGTTCACCCTGACCGGCAACGAGCATCTGCTGCACGCCTATCAGGCACTTGGAGTCAAGGGTCGCATGGGCGAGGTGCTGCGCAACGCCACGTGGTGTCACCCGCTGTGCGCGCAGGATCACGTGGACATCGTCACGGCATTCGAGGCGGGCGACCGCGACGCCGCCCGGGCCCTCATCGTGGCGCACGCCGACCGCTCCAAGCAGACCATGCGCCGCGCCATGGCCGACGCCGAAAAATCCAGGACGGCAAAGCAACCGAAGTTCATCACACCCGGACGGTTCGCCGGCAAGGTGGTGGTGGTCACCGGCGCCGCGCAGGGCATCGGCGAACAGACTGCGCGCAGAATCAGCGCCGAGGGCGGCATGCTGGTGCTGGCCGACCGCTCGGAACTGGTCAAGGAACTGGCCGACGAGCTGACCGCCGTGGCGGTGACGGCCGACCTCGAGCATTGGGAGGGTGCTGATTCGCTTGTCCAGCAGGCTATTTCGGCATTCGGGCGGATCGATGTGCTGATCAACAACGTCGGTGGGGCCATCAACTTCAAGCCGTTCACCGAGTTCAGCGACGCCGAGATCCGTGCCGAGGTCGACCGCTCGTTGATGACCACGCTGTACGCCTGCCGGGCGGTGCTGCCGGGCATGGTGTCCCGCGGCACGGGAACCATCGTCAACGTGTCCTCCGCGGCCACCCGGGGCATCCATCGCATCCCGTACTCGGCCGCCAAGGGCGGCATCAACGCGATCACCGCGTCGCTGGCCATGGAGTATGCCGACGCCGGGATCCGCGTCGTCGCCACCGCCCCGGGCGGCACCCAGGCTCCGCCGCGCCGGATCTCCCGCGGCACACCCGTTCCGGTCAACGACACCGAACAGGCGTGGTTCGACGCGCACATCGAGCAGACTCTCGGCTCGTCACTGATGCACCGGTACGGAACCCTCGACGAGCAGGCCGCCGCGATCTGCTTTCTGGCCTCCGACGAGGCGTCCTACATCACCGGAACGGTACTGCCCGTGGCAGGCGGTGATCTGGGCTGA
- a CDS encoding Zn-ribbon domain-containing OB-fold protein, which produces MPAFAIARDDATAAFLDATKRGEFLIVRDTRTGELLSPQFDVTVEPGRYEYVPAAGTGTVVSWAVVHQRGAGRLPVGIVELDEGPWWWTSFPEADPDADLYGARVAVAFDLLGEGEAAEAIPYFRVV; this is translated from the coding sequence ATGCCTGCCTTCGCCATTGCCCGTGACGACGCGACAGCCGCATTTCTCGACGCCACCAAGCGCGGTGAATTCCTGATCGTCAGGGACACCCGCACCGGTGAACTGCTCTCACCACAGTTCGACGTGACCGTCGAGCCGGGCCGCTACGAGTACGTGCCGGCCGCGGGCACCGGCACCGTCGTCAGCTGGGCAGTGGTGCATCAGCGCGGCGCGGGGCGCCTGCCGGTCGGCATCGTCGAGCTCGACGAGGGCCCGTGGTGGTGGACCTCGTTCCCCGAGGCGGACCCGGACGCAGACCTGTACGGCGCACGCGTCGCCGTGGCGTTCGACCTGCTGGGCGAAGGCGAAGCGGCAGAGGCGATTCCGTACTTCCGCGTCGTGTGA
- a CDS encoding thiolase family protein: MTDITAAIAGLGITEQGKVYGRSARQFAAQAVRLAAADAGLELSDIDRLIVSGGIKAGVGIDLQGALGLVDLKLLTAMQGFGSTAGQMVQYASMAVQSGMADTIAVVWADNPLKESSSASAAYVAARSVPRGWGGITASNGITSPTTMYALAARRHMKKYGTTSDHLGHIAVAQRDWAQLNPAAHFYGTPLTLPEYHASRYIAEPFHLYDCCLVSNGGVAIIVTSLDRARALRQPPVRVLGWAQAHPGRTGGRNDDFGLVSGAAQSGPRALAMADTTLDEIGVAQIYDCYTFTALVTLEDYGFFPKGEGGPAMAEPGMIGPNGKLKFNTGGGELSAFYMWGMTPLHEAVVQTRGHGGQRQVADHDRVLVSGNGGILDYHSTLVLGTDN; encoded by the coding sequence ATGACTGACATCACCGCTGCCATCGCGGGACTCGGCATCACCGAACAGGGCAAGGTGTACGGCCGCTCCGCGCGCCAGTTCGCCGCGCAGGCCGTCCGGCTGGCGGCGGCCGACGCAGGGCTGGAGCTGTCCGACATCGACCGTCTCATCGTCTCGGGTGGTATCAAGGCCGGGGTCGGCATCGACCTGCAGGGTGCGCTCGGCTTGGTGGACCTCAAACTACTCACCGCCATGCAGGGATTCGGGTCGACCGCAGGGCAGATGGTCCAGTACGCGTCGATGGCGGTGCAATCGGGCATGGCCGACACCATCGCGGTGGTGTGGGCCGACAATCCGCTCAAGGAATCCTCCAGCGCTTCGGCAGCATACGTCGCCGCCCGGTCGGTACCCCGCGGCTGGGGCGGCATCACCGCCTCCAACGGCATCACGTCGCCGACCACGATGTACGCGCTGGCCGCCCGCAGACACATGAAGAAGTACGGCACCACATCCGATCATTTGGGCCATATCGCGGTGGCGCAACGGGATTGGGCCCAACTCAATCCGGCCGCACATTTCTACGGCACCCCGCTGACACTGCCGGAGTACCACGCCAGCCGCTACATCGCCGAGCCGTTCCACCTGTACGACTGCTGCCTGGTGAGCAACGGCGGTGTGGCGATCATCGTCACGTCGCTGGACCGGGCCCGGGCGCTGCGGCAACCGCCCGTAAGGGTGCTGGGCTGGGCGCAAGCCCACCCGGGCCGCACCGGGGGCCGTAACGACGACTTCGGATTGGTCAGCGGCGCCGCACAATCCGGTCCCCGCGCGCTGGCGATGGCCGACACCACGCTCGACGAGATCGGCGTCGCGCAGATCTACGACTGCTACACGTTCACCGCGCTGGTCACGCTGGAGGACTACGGATTCTTCCCGAAGGGGGAGGGCGGCCCGGCGATGGCCGAGCCCGGGATGATCGGGCCCAACGGCAAACTCAAGTTCAACACCGGCGGTGGTGAACTCAGCGCGTTCTACATGTGGGGGATGACCCCGCTGCACGAGGCTGTGGTCCAGACCCGCGGCCACGGCGGGCAGCGGCAGGTCGCCGACCACGACCGGGTGCTGGTATCCGGCAACGGCGGCATCCTCGACTACCACTCCACGCTGGTCCTCGGCACCGACAACTAG
- a CDS encoding acyl-CoA dehydrogenase family protein → MTTSVAERAELRAAVRDLLQSRCTEADVRRVMVTDDGFDRDLWRRLADQGVAGMIVDQAYGGVGLGALDVEAVAEETGAALLPAPFVSSAVLATALIGATGTDEDKRRLLPGLADGTRIGTVAVTGSRGSWTADGVAVRADGCSLTGSAHYVIFGQVADIILVVAETSDGPGIFQVEPDADGFTRTPATVFDPTVPLSTYTFDQAPARRLGTAGWHAVQHALDLATIALAGEQVGGARRIFDITVEYLKTRIQFGRPIGSFQALKHMAADLLLDVESATSAAQHAAAQHDAASENAAGAIALAGFTCAEAYRHTAAQAIQMHGGIGFTWEHPAHLYLRRARTGIPLLGGPRLHRDRYLASKGA, encoded by the coding sequence ATGACGACCAGCGTTGCCGAGCGCGCGGAGTTGCGGGCTGCGGTCCGCGACCTGCTGCAGAGTCGATGCACCGAGGCGGACGTGCGCCGGGTGATGGTCACGGACGACGGCTTCGACCGCGACCTGTGGCGACGGCTCGCCGATCAGGGCGTCGCCGGCATGATCGTCGACCAAGCCTACGGCGGTGTGGGGCTGGGTGCGCTCGACGTCGAAGCGGTCGCCGAGGAGACCGGCGCCGCCCTGCTGCCCGCCCCCTTCGTGTCCAGTGCGGTGCTGGCCACCGCGCTGATCGGTGCGACAGGCACCGATGAGGACAAGCGACGCCTGCTGCCGGGCCTGGCCGACGGCACGCGAATCGGGACCGTGGCAGTGACCGGCAGTCGGGGTTCCTGGACCGCCGACGGCGTCGCCGTACGTGCCGACGGCTGCAGCCTGACCGGCAGTGCCCACTACGTCATCTTCGGTCAGGTCGCCGACATCATCCTGGTGGTCGCCGAAACTTCCGACGGCCCGGGCATTTTCCAGGTGGAGCCCGATGCCGATGGGTTCACCCGCACCCCCGCAACGGTTTTCGACCCGACGGTGCCGCTCTCGACGTATACCTTTGACCAGGCGCCCGCACGACGACTCGGCACCGCAGGCTGGCATGCCGTGCAGCACGCACTCGATCTCGCGACCATCGCCCTGGCCGGCGAGCAGGTCGGCGGGGCCCGGCGCATCTTCGACATCACCGTCGAATACCTCAAGACGCGCATCCAGTTCGGCCGTCCCATCGGCAGTTTCCAAGCGCTCAAACACATGGCCGCCGATCTGCTGCTCGACGTGGAATCGGCCACCTCCGCCGCCCAGCACGCCGCCGCCCAGCACGACGCGGCCAGCGAAAACGCCGCGGGCGCAATCGCACTCGCAGGCTTCACCTGCGCGGAGGCGTACCGGCACACTGCGGCGCAGGCCATCCAGATGCACGGCGGTATCGGATTCACCTGGGAACATCCGGCTCACCTGTACCTGCGCCGAGCCCGCACCGGCATCCCATTGCTCGGTGGCCCACGGCTGCACCGCGACCGCTACCTCGCTTCGAAAGGCGCCTGA
- a CDS encoding acyl-CoA dehydrogenase family protein — MTVPSPEQLRAEVRDWLAANWRGLPKTADPWVSSPEHVAWLQRVLDAGYAAPTYPTEWFGRGYPNVLAAVIEQEFRAVKAPGARQDKYNIPANTVLAFGSDELKSTLLHDFLTERSRMCLLYSEPGAGSDLAAVHTTAVRDGDRWVVNGQKVWTSGAKTAEYGLLIARTDWDVPKHKGLSFFIMPMRQPGIEVRPLVQITGESHFNEVFITDASVPATHLIGGEGNGWRVLQTALAYERSIMGDGGRASRNRTRADNLIELAREHHRLDDPVIRDELATVLSLRELNALNNARAKAAATQGTSSSIMSLGKLAMSRILHAEAKLKTEIIGAEALLAGADNPEADDINFLTLNAYFTSIGGGTDQIQRNIIGERVLGLPKEPEVDRDIPFRQARRS; from the coding sequence ATGACGGTTCCCAGTCCCGAGCAGCTGCGCGCCGAGGTCCGCGACTGGCTGGCCGCAAACTGGCGCGGCCTGCCGAAAACGGCTGACCCCTGGGTGAGTTCACCAGAGCACGTCGCGTGGCTGCAGCGGGTGCTCGACGCCGGTTATGCGGCCCCCACCTACCCAACTGAATGGTTCGGCCGTGGCTACCCCAACGTCCTGGCCGCCGTCATCGAGCAGGAGTTCCGGGCCGTCAAGGCTCCCGGGGCCCGGCAGGACAAATACAACATCCCCGCCAACACCGTGCTGGCGTTCGGCAGCGACGAGCTGAAAAGCACGCTGCTGCACGACTTTCTGACCGAACGCAGCCGCATGTGCCTGCTCTACAGCGAGCCCGGTGCGGGCTCGGATCTGGCCGCAGTCCACACCACCGCGGTGCGCGACGGCGACCGCTGGGTGGTCAACGGCCAGAAGGTGTGGACGTCGGGCGCCAAGACCGCCGAGTACGGCCTGCTGATCGCCCGCACCGACTGGGATGTGCCCAAACACAAAGGGCTGAGCTTCTTCATCATGCCCATGCGCCAACCCGGCATCGAGGTCCGGCCGTTGGTGCAGATCACCGGTGAATCCCATTTCAACGAGGTGTTCATCACCGACGCGTCGGTGCCCGCCACCCACCTGATCGGCGGCGAGGGCAACGGCTGGCGGGTGCTGCAGACCGCGCTGGCATACGAACGCTCCATCATGGGTGACGGTGGCCGCGCGTCGCGCAATCGCACCCGTGCCGACAACCTCATCGAACTGGCCCGCGAACACCACCGGCTCGACGACCCGGTGATCCGCGACGAGCTGGCCACGGTGCTGTCGTTGCGGGAACTCAACGCGCTCAACAACGCCCGTGCCAAGGCCGCCGCGACGCAGGGCACATCGAGCTCGATCATGTCGCTCGGCAAGCTCGCGATGTCGCGCATCCTGCACGCCGAGGCCAAGCTGAAGACCGAGATCATCGGGGCCGAAGCGCTTTTGGCGGGTGCCGACAACCCCGAGGCGGACGACATCAACTTCCTGACGCTCAACGCCTACTTCACCTCGATCGGTGGCGGCACCGACCAGATCCAGCGCAACATCATCGGCGAACGCGTCCTGGGACTGCCGAAAGAACCCGAGGTCGACCGGGACATCCCGTTCCGTCAGGCCCGACGGAGCTGA